Genomic segment of Melanotaenia boesemani isolate fMelBoe1 chromosome 10, fMelBoe1.pri, whole genome shotgun sequence:
CAGCCCACCCATGCTTATGTGTACTTTTTTTGCTGTGTTCACAGGACTTGGATTAATTTTACTGAAACAAAGGACAGACTGACTGTCCCCATTTTAGATTatgaggacaaaaataaataaataaattattttgatcaattattttataaaaaaaaaaacaatttcaaaGGGGAACGGAGAAATCCCTGTTTCAAAAGTTTATGTTTGTGAATGTTTATAGTTATAAAACTTAAAAGACATGACCCTAAAACGTTAATGGCAGATGTCTATGAAAATGTGTGTGGACTGTGGCAAAAACATAACAATTACTTCAGGCTGACCTTCAGCCAATATCAGACACTACACATTAAACCAAACAGGACTTTGTGTGTAAAGACTAAGAGAGAGGCCACTATTAACAGAATGGAAAAGTTCAAGCAGAAAAGACTAACACTAAAATTACCCACAGTCTCTACTACACAGTAGAATGCAGTGCATTGATTTATTCAGATGTGATGAAAAACAGATTGAACCTTCAGTAAAACATGGTTGAAGTTCTTTATAATGGGACTGCTTTGCTGCTACTGGTACTGGAAGCATCGAgtgtaaagaaagaaatcagGAGATGGCTGTGTAATTTTAGAACAAAATGGGTTAATGTCAGAAAACTTAAGTTAAAAGTTTTGAGTCTTTAAGCAGAGAAGCAGCAAAAGAAAGAGCAGCTGAAAGGGAAAAGATTAACTGACTCACAGTATACCTGtggagagaaaagaaatctgCCATTGCAAACTGGTCTTCCGCACATTGAAATAAGTTTAAATTCAAAGCAATGGGAACTTGTGAAAAACTACCAGTAGACTAGTCCAGCAAGCTTGAAGATGACCACAGGAAACATACTAAGGATGCCAAAAGCAGTttatatgagttttttttttttttttttttctttgatttaattttcatttaatgtagCCTAAAATTCTTGAAATGTCAACAGCTTTGGTTTACTTGCATTTGTTTTCGTGTCTTTCGTTTTAATTACATGCTTGAAGTTCAGAGGTGAAAGTAAGTGTAAATGTGAAGTCAGCAACTTATCTTCTCGGGGGAATTTCTACAAGTTAAATAGCCAATAAATCGaaaaaaccaaagaaagaaCATATGCAGCCAATATTATGTAATAATAAGTATTAAATTGCAAAAACGACAGACTTTGTCTTCTTTGAGCTGCTCAGATGTGAGGAgctaaatgtctttaaaaatgaatcagTTACTTATAGGAGTTTTAGAGATTTGGGctttcagaaatattttcattgtcatataatttaataataatattaaataatttcagCCGTCACTCAGCTGTAAGTTAAAAAGACAGCAGTGacctgagagagaaagagaaagacagaggaCCTTTTCAGGCATTTGAGGTGTGAAACAAGTTGCAGGGAGTGACAGAGGTAAGTGGTCCCCTCCTGGGACAAGAGGATTAGTGTGGAACCATTACCTTAGCCCCATGAATCACTGCTAATGGCTTCAGTGAGAGAGTACTGTATAGTGGATGGACACCTCAAGTTTTCTAACACAGCAGCATATTTCTGCTGTTAGTGCCACACAGAGAGGGCTGTGGAAAGAGTAGGAGAAAGaatcattcatttgttttatagCACAGGTATGTGGTGCAGATGCACACCCAACCAACCCCAAGCTAAAATAAGCATACACCAGCAGATCCTTAAAAATTTATTGAAGTTAATGTAAGATTAAATCATAGGTGGtataacaaagaaaacacaaataaccCTTGCATAGATCACAGACCATGCCTTTGTCATCATCTGACAAACTGAACACATAGTAGCATAATCCTCGGTAAACACAACATGAGAATGACAGCTGGATTAGATAACACAGTCGGAGTTGGGCTTGCATGAGGATGAAAAGAAGAGCAGAAGAGTTCAACAGTCCTTCAGCGCTTTGCTCCAAAGAGGCCCAGCTTCCCAACCAGCACGTAAATGTTGACAGAAAATAGAAAGGCATAGCCATCACATTTCTAATACAAACAAGAATTTCTCAAGCATGATACACACCATCGCAGCATTTGATCCCATATAGTGACTCCTCAGCAGGTCAAACGAGCAGTCCAGCAACATGACTTTCAATAACACCTTGAAACACGTACAGAGGATTGTGTGCAGCACAGGCCCTGTTTAGATGTGATGGGCATGTTTTCCACAACACAAAATCACTACAGTCTGGAGTGAGATAAGAGAGGGCGTAATGTTAGTTGAGAGAGCATTTCAGTTCTGGAATAGTCTAAGAAACTAGCCCTTGTTGTCCTTGCTCACATTCAGAGCCCAGCAAGCATAACCTGAACATCACACAGAGTCGGTGAGCACGGCCCAGATACCCGGCGCCATCTCAGTGATGCTAAGGTGCTTTTAGGAAAATCCAGTAAAGGACAAGCTTCGCAACAACTCCTGAACAGGGCCTCACAGGAAGCCGAGGTGCAGATGAAAGCAagggtttcttttttaaatgatgcaaCCATATAATAGTTGATCCGCAGCTTGAAAGGCAAAGCTCATGCAGTCTTCCATCGCccatgcaggtttttttttctgtttgtttgttttgttttgcttttgtttatgtttttttcaacTTGTCTTGTGTCTCTACAGAAACCTACAATCCATAGGTTTCTGTAGAGACGCATTGTAGCAGAAGTTTCAGCAGAAGAGTTTGGAGGAAAAAATGTGAACAGGAATAAATCCTGGTTTTTGTTCTTACTTTtaaccaaaaacacaaatcataTTTTCTTATTATAATTCGTATTATCTAGTATAAGTGATTATTATACAGTAGTTTCATTTTCATGGCTTGCTGGAGgaacattgtttttatattcCAATGTAAGGCATGTTTGTCCTAAACCACTAAGGTTATAGTGCcaccacagaaaaacaaaactcagtaATAGCAAATTAGGAACACACATTAGGCTTGTTTTCTTAGGTAATTGCATTATATAGTAGTTACTTTTCTAGCTAAACAACATTTTCTTCTTatgacatttccttttttatgggataaatttagtcttttttttttaatgttcttacATGTATTTCCAGAAGTGTAACCCCTAACAGTGagctaaattaataaatgtgtaaaatgaataaaaatctgcaaaatCTGAACAGTCTCCAGAACTTCACAAGATCAGGTTTTCGCTAAATGTATGACAAGCTCTTTTTTGTGGGGTTGACTAAACcatttgcagctttttttcccAACCACTGTCTGTTTAGTTGGATTTTTCAGGATTTTATCTAAACAAAATATCATCCTCCACATCTGACCCCAGTGACATTACAAACTCTGTAGAACAGACAATCAGAGGTTGGTACATGAGCAGCCCTGTTGTGAGTATCTGACAAATGATCGGTGTCTCTCAGGcaatgagtttttttcttttttttaacagcaaaaaTCTTATGTACAGGGTTTCTATTGCTGTAAAGAATGCACGTTTCTGTTGGGTAATTTTATGTATAGCACCGTCTGTACCTGCCCTCACTGTTAAAGTAAGGGGTATCATTTACATGATCATTACCTCATTTTGGACCATTTCAAACAGGCTGTACTTGTTGATTCTTTCAAGAAACTGCATGACCACAACAAATAGTTTCTTGAAAGCTGCATTTTTGTATGCTAATACATATTTAcctatatttatgtttatatatatatatatatatatatatatatatatatatatatatatatatatatacagcatTGTAATTAATGCTACCAATGCTTATTTTGGCTGTTTTACTGTTCTAAAAAGTAAAGACAAGTTGAATGAcctctatttctttttctttttttgcacttGTGATTAGTTACTGACACGTAGCATATTTACTTTGCCTGAGGCAGATACTCTTCAGAGGTACAGTACAAAGATTAGTTCcaaacaaaattacaaacaaTCCTCTAAACAAACCACCCACCAATAACATAAGAGTTTGGAAGAAACATGATTGAatggaaaatcttttttttttctaaacatttagCAAAGGCTCACTTCAGCTTCAGATGACATGTTGTGGTAACAAGACAACAGCAGTAGTCTTGTACTAGCACCACAAAGGATGGCCATTGCACCAACAGAAACAGCTATGACATTCAAATAGCACTGCAGTGGTTTTTTTTCATACAGGATGTTGTCAGGAGAGTgctaaataataagaaaaataaagcatatagtTCAGTACAAAACTTGTTATCATTTTGATGAATTCATCCCAGTACTGAGTGTAGATTAATGTACAATAGCTGGAGATTTTCAAGTAGTTGTTACATTTTGTCCCAACTTATCTGCAGTTCTCCTGCAATATGctgagaaaatatatttatgaaaatgtgcaagcacagtgaaaaaaaaaataaaaaaaatcttgcaggTATGAAAAAAGTCCAAGCAAACACAATGAAGCTATTGTGCAAAAAGGATGGGCTGCATTTTAGTGTGCATGATAATGCCCTTATCTGCATTGTGACAGATTATATGACTATAGATCTAATTTTCCTGTTGCAGTCCACACAGATGTGCTTAAACACATTCAGGTGTTTCCCTGTGACACAGCTGTAACTTGACATGGCACTGTTTCAGTTAGGAAGAGTCAAGTCATCTCTGCAAACTCTTTACAAATTAATGTCCTGATTGTGCGCAGCTTTATGTGAAAAAAGGAGCAGGACTGTGGTACACTACTTGCCCTACATGTAAGTGCTTGTGTAAAGGCTATGCTTCGGGACTCTCACATTCAATATTGCATGACTGCAGTTTTACACTTAAGGTTCTATTTTGCATTATGGGGTAGGAAGCCCTGCATTGAAGCTTGCAGCTCTGCAGCAAGTTTGCAATGACCTCGCTGAGGTAGAGACCCTGAAAGGATGCATGgtgaacaacaaaaaacaacaggcATGAACAAAGTTGTGAAAATCAGATATTCCCTTTTAAGTTGGAATAGTAAACATGCAGAGTACATTACATTGCTGCCTAAGGGCATAGTTAAGTGCATGACAGCATGAAAACTTGGTTGTGCATGACAGCATGGAGatcaatttcttcttttttctatttttgaccACTGTCACCTGCTGTTTGAACTACTCATCTGGCATCATTAATATCATATGTAACACTGCTTCATCACTAAGGCCAGCTCTACTCAACCATACACATATACCATTGTACACTGAGGCACTTTCACTGGACCTGTTGGTGGAAGGGGAAAAGGCACTGGCAACTAATGTCAGAATAATTCTCACAAATGTGAAATTTGAACTGATCCTTTTCATTGGATTCAAAACTAATACATATTAAAATCagaggtggagatggaagcatGACTAACATTATGTTAACTTTTCTTGTTCAAAGAAGGTCCATGCACTGCACTATTGACTAATACTGTAACTGGTGCCTATTATGATTATATGCATTTTTTGATATTATTTGTTTCTTTGCCTACTTTTAAATTAGAAACTCTGCATCCTCATGGTGGCGTTGGATATATTTGATCACAATTCAGAAACACCCACATTTTTGATTTCTTCAGTTGCCCTGATGGTAGGGATACTGCAGAGTGCTTGAATTGCAACAAGCTGTATATTCACGTCATGCATTAAATATACCGGGATACAAAAGTACCTTAGTCGATAGGCCATAATGCAGTTTACTTTTTTCATGCTATGATCTCATTTATGTACTGTTCCCTTAAGATTTAACATTCAATTTCTATGCTTCTAAATGATTAGCATTTCTAATTAAAAACTCATCCAGTGCACTCAGTATGAAAACATATGAGAAGGAGGGAAATGGAGGCAGATATCCAAAAGAACATCCTTTCCAGTATGTGACATATGTCTCATGCATGCCAATATCAAAATGGAAAGTCTCTAAATCATGCTAATGTGAAGCTCACTTTTATCATTGTGCTGTGTTGCATCTAAAGGGCATGGCATTGAATCACTTGGTGATAACACAATTACAGCAACTGCCGGAAAACAGCAGCATTGCAGATGTCCGTGAAGCAAGCAGATCGCCATCTGTTTACATCCAAACAAGAGAGATCAGTCTTCCTCCTATAAGGTGCTTTGCTGAGTAGTAGATCCTTCACAGggaagagaggagagaggaggagaggaggagggaaggtTGAAGGGGGAGGTGGTCTAACTTCTTGGCTGTTACCACTTGGCTGCAGAGGCTTGCATGTCTGCAGTCGTTTCTGGTGCATTGTGCAACTTGCTTTAAATGTTATCTGTACTCCAtgcataaaattttaattatcaCGCTGTCGTCTGATAAGACAGGGTGTGCTCTGCATCCTCCAGGGAGCCGTGTATATGTGTAATAATGGATGTCTTGTCTTTGATATAACTATATATTTGTAGGATCAGTAGAATTAATTATTCTATCTACATGGCATATATTTTAACagctttgtatttttctgtttcctttccaTATAGCTGAGCATAGTTGTAGGTCTAATGTCTTAGAGTGCTTTGGGGAGATAAATGAAGCGTTCCTAACTTATGGTCTACTCCACATATGACAGTCCAATAGAGATCTTAAAGTTCCTTACTGGCGTCTAAACATCTGTAAGCAGCTTGCTTTTATTTACACAGTTTTGATTGGCTATAGTGCAATTGCCAGTTCTAAGGTTTGCCTCCCTAAAATTGTCGATGCTATTGTTGATATCTCCGTCGATCTCCATGTACTCTGACTTGCTGACAGTTGATGAGCTGCGGCGGCTGGAGTTGGTTTCAGAGGGGATGTTGGGATTGCTGACGTTGAGCAGCTGGGCCTGCTCCTCTCCCTCGGTCTCTCTGTGGTAGAAGTAGTTGAAGTTGGACACGATGACAGGCACTGGGAGAGCAATTGTCAACACTCCAGCGATGGCACACAGAGATCCAACAATCTTGCCCCCAATAGTGACGGGGACCATGTCCCCATAGCCCACAGTTGTCATGGATACAACAGCCCACCAGAATGCATCTGGGATGCTGCCAAAGTAGGAACCTTGCTCCTCCGCCTCAGCAAAGTAGACAGCACTGGAGAACAAGATGACTCCAATGAACAGAAAGAAGATCAGCAATCCCAGCTCTCTCATGCTGGCCTTGAGGGTCTGCCCTAGAATCTGAAGTCCTTTGGAGTGTCGTGACAGCTTGAAGATCCGAAACACTCTGACCAGACGGATCACCCTGAGTATGGCCAGAGATGTTGCTTGCTCCCCTACCCCCTCATTATCTGGGTCTTCAGCCAGCTCGGTGCCGAGTGTGATGAAATAAGGGATGATAGCAACAATGTCGATCATGTTCATCATGTTCTTGAAG
This window contains:
- the kcna1a gene encoding potassium voltage-gated channel subfamily A member 1; its protein translation is MTVVAGDNMDETSAVPGHPQDTYPPDHNDHECCERVVINIAGLRFETQLKTLSQFPETLLGNPKKRMRYFDPLRNEYFFDRNRPSFDAILYYYQSGGRLRRPVNVPLDMFSEEIKFYELGVEAMERFREDEGFIREEERPLPEKEFQRQIWLLFEHPESSGTARGIAIVSVMVILISIVIFCLETLPQLKEDPMGHFQRVGNTTIYYKPNILTDPFFIIETLCIIWFSFELIVRFLACPSKPAFFKNMMNMIDIVAIIPYFITLGTELAEDPDNEGVGEQATSLAILRVIRLVRVFRIFKLSRHSKGLQILGQTLKASMRELGLLIFFLFIGVILFSSAVYFAEAEEQGSYFGSIPDAFWWAVVSMTTVGYGDMVPVTIGGKIVGSLCAIAGVLTIALPVPVIVSNFNYFYHRETEGEEQAQLLNVSNPNIPSETNSSRRSSSTVSKSEYMEIDGDINNSIDNFREANLRTGNCTIANQNCVNKSKLLTDV